One window from the genome of Bdellovibrio sp. NC01 encodes:
- a CDS encoding LysR family transcriptional regulator yields MELNYLRVFFEVAKDGRFTDAAKRLNISQSALSRSVALLEENTGVKLFNRSKQGVQLTPTGQEVFRQCEQLFQTVRKINEICNGEQEVCEGPLRLATTDHIMNYLILQQLQSFRKDFPLVVPVISIGTPDEIINSVLADEYEFGLLFAKVLTPQINYEALHEEPMALVVQPEVWQECKGVNQAATIKKVLSKVGYISSVGAIGQKRASRVLLELFGEMPRVGIEVSGQEEQKRICLSGGGIAYLSRFMVDKEIKSGQLHEINVEEPHVFKLWLATKKGKTLSMPARRFLDRLRAQWN; encoded by the coding sequence ATGGAACTTAATTATCTACGCGTATTCTTTGAGGTTGCGAAAGACGGTCGTTTCACCGACGCCGCGAAGCGCTTGAATATCAGCCAATCCGCACTCAGCCGCTCTGTGGCCCTTCTTGAAGAAAACACAGGGGTGAAGCTGTTTAATCGTTCTAAACAGGGCGTGCAGTTAACTCCCACGGGTCAGGAAGTCTTCCGTCAGTGCGAGCAGCTTTTTCAGACTGTGCGCAAAATCAATGAAATTTGTAATGGCGAGCAAGAGGTCTGCGAAGGTCCTCTGCGACTGGCGACGACCGATCACATTATGAATTATTTAATTCTGCAGCAGTTGCAGAGCTTCCGAAAAGATTTTCCCTTAGTTGTACCTGTGATTTCGATTGGTACGCCGGATGAAATTATTAATTCTGTTTTAGCTGATGAGTATGAATTTGGTTTGTTGTTTGCGAAAGTATTAACTCCGCAAATTAATTACGAAGCTCTTCATGAAGAGCCGATGGCCTTAGTTGTTCAGCCTGAAGTTTGGCAAGAATGCAAAGGCGTAAACCAAGCCGCAACGATTAAGAAGGTCTTGAGTAAAGTTGGATATATCTCTTCCGTAGGGGCGATCGGGCAGAAGCGTGCTTCGCGTGTTTTATTAGAACTCTTCGGTGAAATGCCACGCGTGGGGATCGAAGTCAGTGGGCAAGAAGAACAAAAACGCATCTGCCTGTCGGGTGGCGGTATCGCTTATCTATCACGCTTCATGGTGGATAAAGAAATCAAGAGCGGCCAACTGCACGAGATCAATGTTGAAGAGCCGCATGTATTTAAATTGTGGTTAGCTACGAAGAAGGGAAAAACACTGAGCATGCCTGCAAGAAGATTCTTGGATCGATTGCGTGCTCAGTGGAATTAG
- a CDS encoding aminoglycoside phosphotransferase family protein, with protein sequence MRIFLMVTHDEYLVPFLNRSINSDAYKVFSLAGDASNRRYYRVVLDQHSWVLMRWEPFDPNNYPFLSVLNHFAKNGVHVPHVVAMSPEEGLVLLEDLGDLTLERKFWESQTQENSMEFYKMAVDEIVKIHHPATLDKSECTAFKIQFDTEKFLWEMNYGKDNLLSGVLKFPFNDKTNKEISDIFLDVCTKLHNEPKRIAHRDYHSRNLMIKLDQMTVIDFQDARLGPIQYDLVSLMRDSYVDMNDSMAKTLIDYYLDQSKQYLPKDFSREHFDRIYELQSIQRCFKACGSFASFYHLRQDKRYLKYLSGTLRRVMKAINEFPEYKMFADVLIDSGALERKYETL encoded by the coding sequence GTGAGAATTTTTCTTATGGTCACTCATGATGAATACTTAGTTCCATTTTTAAATCGTTCTATTAACTCGGACGCATACAAAGTCTTCTCTCTAGCCGGGGATGCTTCCAATCGCCGCTACTACCGCGTGGTTCTTGACCAACATTCTTGGGTCTTGATGCGCTGGGAACCTTTTGATCCGAATAACTATCCATTCTTGAGTGTCCTAAATCACTTCGCTAAAAATGGCGTGCACGTTCCGCATGTCGTTGCAATGTCACCTGAAGAAGGCTTGGTCCTTCTTGAAGATCTTGGTGATTTAACGTTAGAACGCAAATTTTGGGAAAGCCAAACGCAAGAAAACTCGATGGAGTTTTATAAAATGGCCGTTGATGAAATCGTTAAGATCCATCACCCTGCCACTTTGGATAAATCAGAATGCACGGCTTTCAAAATCCAATTCGATACTGAAAAATTCTTGTGGGAAATGAACTACGGCAAAGACAATCTTCTTTCCGGCGTTTTAAAATTCCCGTTCAACGACAAAACCAATAAAGAAATTTCTGACATCTTCTTGGATGTGTGCACGAAACTTCATAACGAGCCAAAGCGCATTGCTCATCGCGATTATCATTCTCGCAACTTGATGATCAAATTGGATCAGATGACTGTCATCGATTTCCAAGATGCACGTTTGGGTCCGATTCAGTATGACCTTGTCAGCTTGATGCGCGATTCTTACGTCGATATGAACGATAGTATGGCGAAAACTTTGATCGATTATTACCTGGATCAATCAAAGCAGTATTTGCCGAAAGATTTTTCGCGTGAACACTTCGATCGCATCTATGAATTGCAATCTATTCAACGATGCTTCAAAGCGTGCGGCAGTTTCGCCAGCTTCTATCACTTACGCCAAGATAAACGTTACCTGAAATATCTTTCAGGGACTCTTCGTCGCGTAATGAAAGCCATCAACGAATTCCCAGAATACAAAATGTTCGCGGATGTGTTGATTGACTCTGGCGCTCTTGAAAGAAAGTACGAAACTCTATGA
- a CDS encoding TadE/TadG family type IV pilus assembly protein translates to MLKNHNSTFLFKLRDRKGQVALFVALIFQVLFLFFAMVINVGLLVHHKINLQNSVDLAAYYGAAKQAEDLNAIGHMNYQIRQSWKLLAWRYRMLGSAGESIYHPYLKSTAQLRTALAVEGVSSSGPMVNMQDAPAFCITYIPFQPMPKDENTCKFMAEQSSISLFRAPKVFGFLSITRTMKSVSDMLISKALERCRDFGSFNYLMLGKFVVAFKTDQRDRMLVINELAKAMSANEEDFYDLDGESVKVGMQNTFQNNLTVPNRRAVNSFKTYNSLGSAACGKTTDKDRPVKWLSPIKIYPGFSYIDTVCQGNSNGGAIDTVAKELAGDPNSLPAHYTQTAFVSGIEELAQSIGYLSNLNDTFNFSMGVEKNPWCVGYVGASAETQPAIPFSPFGKVTLKARAFFKPFGGRIGPWYRNSWSFRQTDNQYSDGSTIVDPMLPPRPTDPGAVAGTVTDPNNMKTRAANYSRYVGDPYGLKSAQMIGYYGQAIYETSPVWRSSRYQAIYNDPNAGVSKSSPNFADWDALPYKFADSGGSGDQMAWDSISNMPTEMRKLELSAIVPNTFDNAYYSIEPDFYHNYYDRMKKGFISKVGSAVANQFRPDLGYHRGYKAGAINLEEYSVKDQMAEVAQIPDSNLPVKSLFTFTLDDWKHLLTGWSDKNLMDYSLNPNTFGKCDTEPVAGVPNPGNCVVGGSTGFGVKMISSDWLNSKELKLGGEGTSAGRLLNPPPEDF, encoded by the coding sequence ATGTTAAAGAACCACAACAGTACTTTTTTATTCAAGCTTCGAGATCGCAAAGGCCAAGTCGCCTTGTTCGTTGCTTTGATTTTTCAGGTGCTGTTTTTGTTTTTTGCGATGGTCATCAACGTCGGCTTGCTAGTTCACCACAAAATCAATCTCCAAAACTCCGTCGACCTTGCCGCATATTATGGTGCCGCGAAACAAGCAGAGGATCTAAACGCTATCGGACACATGAATTATCAAATTCGCCAAAGCTGGAAACTGCTAGCGTGGCGTTATCGTATGTTGGGTAGTGCGGGGGAATCAATTTATCACCCTTATTTAAAAAGTACCGCTCAGTTAAGAACTGCTTTAGCGGTCGAGGGCGTATCATCATCCGGTCCTATGGTTAATATGCAAGATGCGCCGGCGTTTTGCATTACCTACATTCCATTTCAACCGATGCCTAAAGACGAAAACACCTGTAAGTTCATGGCCGAGCAATCATCCATTAGTTTGTTCCGTGCTCCGAAAGTATTTGGTTTCTTGTCCATCACGCGCACAATGAAATCAGTCAGTGATATGTTGATCAGTAAAGCTCTTGAGCGCTGTAGAGATTTCGGATCTTTCAATTATTTGATGCTTGGGAAGTTCGTTGTCGCATTTAAAACTGACCAACGTGATCGCATGCTTGTTATTAATGAACTTGCAAAAGCAATGAGCGCGAACGAAGAAGATTTTTATGACCTTGATGGTGAATCGGTTAAGGTCGGCATGCAGAATACATTTCAGAACAATTTAACAGTTCCAAATCGCAGAGCGGTAAACAGCTTCAAGACTTATAACTCTCTGGGCAGTGCTGCTTGTGGGAAAACTACAGATAAAGATCGCCCTGTTAAGTGGCTTAGTCCTATCAAAATTTATCCAGGATTTTCATACATCGACACTGTATGTCAGGGTAATTCAAACGGTGGCGCCATCGATACAGTGGCTAAAGAACTTGCGGGCGATCCAAATAGTTTACCTGCGCATTATACTCAAACGGCTTTTGTTAGTGGCATAGAAGAGTTAGCACAGAGTATTGGGTATCTTTCAAATCTCAACGATACATTTAACTTCTCAATGGGTGTCGAGAAAAATCCTTGGTGCGTAGGATATGTTGGCGCGTCGGCGGAAACTCAACCTGCTATTCCTTTTTCTCCTTTTGGAAAAGTGACTTTGAAAGCTCGAGCTTTCTTTAAACCTTTTGGCGGAAGAATCGGTCCTTGGTATCGCAACAGTTGGAGTTTCAGACAAACTGACAACCAATATTCTGATGGCTCAACAATCGTAGATCCAATGTTGCCTCCTCGTCCTACAGATCCTGGCGCAGTTGCGGGTACAGTTACTGATCCAAATAATATGAAAACACGCGCCGCAAATTATAGTCGCTATGTTGGTGATCCCTACGGCTTGAAGTCGGCTCAAATGATTGGTTATTATGGACAGGCAATTTACGAAACTTCACCTGTGTGGCGCTCTAGTCGTTATCAAGCGATTTATAATGATCCGAACGCTGGTGTATCTAAGTCGTCTCCAAATTTTGCGGACTGGGATGCACTACCTTACAAGTTTGCTGATTCTGGCGGATCCGGTGATCAAATGGCGTGGGATTCTATTTCTAACATGCCTACAGAGATGCGTAAGTTAGAACTTTCGGCGATCGTGCCCAATACGTTCGACAACGCTTATTATTCAATCGAACCAGATTTCTATCATAATTATTATGACAGAATGAAAAAAGGTTTCATTTCTAAAGTAGGTTCTGCCGTTGCGAATCAGTTTAGACCTGATCTTGGCTATCACAGAGGCTACAAAGCTGGCGCGATCAATTTAGAAGAATACTCTGTGAAAGATCAGATGGCCGAAGTGGCGCAAATTCCTGACTCCAATCTTCCGGTAAAATCATTGTTTACTTTCACTCTTGATGATTGGAAGCATTTGCTTACGGGCTGGAGTGATAAAAATCTTATGGATTACTCTTTGAATCCAAACACGTTTGGCAAATGTGATACCGAACCTGTTGCGGGCGTACCGAATCCTGGGAATTGCGTTGTTGGTGGTTCAACTGGTTTTGGTGTGAAGATGATTTCTTCTGATTGGCTAAACTCTAAAGAGCTTAAATTGGGTGGCGAAGGAACAAGTGCGGGTCGCTTGCTCAACCCTCCACCTGAAGATTTTTAA
- a CDS encoding M23 family metallopeptidase: protein MMIHLVVRQLCAFLLALTSYQSVQAANNNFAAKPIRSGDTLIGILAKNGFTGREREVVLSSHAGLRQLFLTLDTKYLVRRDAGETELRVFDSQTAAAFRILKKGGKVSAFPYIPNYKITLERIDGRIHGSILGSILAKIDSNFVASRFTDAYAFDIRSARDLKRGANYWFTVQKKYESGHFIKYGEIMQTSLEIDGRDVRKRFVKNPDGGVFFNSDDLLEKRPLYAPVNYLKIASTFQPNRLHPITGRRQPHLGVDFELPKGEPVLAARKGVVVRYGNNHAAGNYIVLLHSNGMETAYDHLYKIDKKIRQGLKVNAGEKIAEVGCTGYCTRAHLHFAVKTKGRMVDPLNYIKAYPYHMEEQLEARVAKN from the coding sequence ATGATGATTCACCTCGTTGTACGACAGCTGTGTGCATTTCTTTTAGCACTGACATCCTACCAATCGGTCCAGGCGGCAAACAACAACTTTGCTGCAAAACCTATTCGTTCTGGCGATACATTGATCGGAATTCTAGCGAAAAATGGTTTCACGGGTCGCGAGCGCGAAGTAGTTTTGAGTTCGCATGCAGGCCTACGCCAACTTTTCCTGACTCTCGATACAAAATATTTAGTGCGCCGTGATGCAGGTGAAACTGAATTGCGTGTTTTCGACTCGCAAACAGCAGCAGCTTTCCGTATTTTGAAAAAAGGCGGCAAAGTCAGCGCATTCCCCTACATTCCAAACTACAAAATCACTCTTGAACGAATTGACGGTCGCATTCACGGCTCTATTTTGGGAAGCATCCTTGCGAAAATCGACAGCAACTTCGTCGCAAGTCGTTTCACTGATGCCTATGCGTTTGATATCAGATCGGCTCGGGATCTAAAACGTGGCGCAAACTATTGGTTCACGGTGCAAAAGAAATATGAAAGCGGTCACTTCATTAAGTACGGCGAAATTATGCAAACGTCGTTGGAAATTGACGGCCGTGACGTGCGCAAACGTTTCGTGAAAAATCCAGACGGTGGCGTCTTCTTTAATAGTGATGATTTGCTAGAAAAAAGACCTTTGTATGCACCAGTGAATTACTTAAAAATCGCAAGCACCTTCCAACCGAATCGCCTGCATCCGATCACGGGTCGCAGACAACCTCACTTGGGAGTTGATTTTGAATTGCCAAAAGGTGAACCGGTGTTAGCTGCTCGTAAAGGTGTTGTAGTTCGTTACGGCAATAACCACGCGGCAGGAAATTACATCGTTCTGCTTCACTCGAACGGAATGGAAACAGCTTACGATCATCTTTATAAGATTGATAAAAAGATTCGTCAGGGTCTGAAAGTAAATGCCGGTGAAAAGATCGCAGAGGTTGGTTGTACAGGTTACTGCACTCGCGCGCATTTGCATTTCGCAGTAAAAACAAAGGGCCGAATGGTCGACCCTTTAAATTACATCAAAGCTTATCCGTATCACATGGAAGAGCAGCTTGAAGCTCGCGTAGCTAAAAACTAG
- a CDS encoding exo-beta-N-acetylmuramidase NamZ domain-containing protein, whose protein sequence is MKLGLEVLLSDSKKLKALKGKKVGLICHPASVDENLQHSLDLLSKKIKLSCAFGPQHGVRGDKQDNMIESPNFVDPVHQIPIFSLYGEVRRPTAEMMSHFDVVLFDLQDLGCRIYTFITTLLYVMEECAKLNKKIIILDRPNPAGRVIEGFRMREGWESFVGAAPIPMRHGLTVGELALYFKDHYKLNLDLEVVKMKGYAPNKAPGYGWDMKRPWVNPSPNAASLNMARAYPGTVLIEGTTLSEGRGTTRALEIIGASDIDFAKVLKEMKKKAPQWHKGVVLRECFFEPTFHKHVGKLCHGFQFHTDSIAYKHEQFKPFRLVALMLKVIRELYPNYPIYRDFAYEYVKDKLAFNVINGGPELKDWIENKNAKPADLDKALLKDEKSWDKERKKYLLYK, encoded by the coding sequence ATGAAGTTGGGTCTTGAAGTTTTACTAAGCGACAGCAAAAAATTAAAAGCACTTAAAGGCAAAAAAGTTGGATTGATTTGTCATCCAGCGAGTGTCGATGAAAACTTGCAACACAGCCTGGATTTACTTTCAAAAAAAATCAAGTTGTCATGCGCCTTCGGTCCACAACATGGTGTTCGTGGCGACAAACAAGACAATATGATCGAAAGCCCAAACTTCGTTGATCCTGTTCATCAAATTCCAATTTTCAGTTTGTATGGTGAAGTTCGCAGACCGACTGCAGAGATGATGTCCCACTTCGACGTCGTTCTTTTCGATTTGCAAGACCTTGGCTGCCGTATCTACACTTTCATCACAACATTGCTTTACGTGATGGAAGAATGCGCAAAGTTAAATAAAAAAATCATCATTCTTGATAGACCCAATCCAGCGGGCCGCGTGATCGAAGGCTTCCGTATGCGTGAAGGTTGGGAGTCATTTGTTGGTGCCGCACCAATTCCAATGCGCCATGGTTTAACTGTGGGCGAGCTAGCGCTGTACTTCAAAGATCACTACAAATTAAATCTTGATTTAGAAGTTGTGAAAATGAAGGGCTATGCTCCGAATAAAGCTCCTGGCTATGGCTGGGATATGAAGCGCCCGTGGGTGAATCCTTCACCAAATGCAGCGTCGCTAAATATGGCCAGAGCATATCCAGGCACAGTATTGATTGAAGGCACAACTCTTTCAGAAGGTCGCGGTACGACTCGTGCGCTAGAAATCATTGGCGCTTCCGATATCGACTTCGCAAAAGTTTTGAAAGAGATGAAAAAGAAAGCTCCGCAATGGCACAAAGGCGTTGTGTTGCGTGAATGTTTCTTTGAACCGACTTTCCACAAGCACGTTGGAAAATTGTGCCACGGTTTCCAATTCCACACGGACAGTATCGCTTACAAACACGAACAGTTTAAACCGTTCCGTTTAGTGGCGTTGATGTTAAAAGTTATCAGAGAGCTTTACCCGAACTATCCAATCTATCGCGATTTTGCTTATGAGTACGTGAAAGATAAATTGGCGTTCAACGTGATTAACGGTGGACCAGAATTAAAAGATTGGATCGAAAACAAAAATGCAAAGCCTGCCGATTTAGACAAAGCTTTGCTTAAAGATGAAAAGTCTTGGGATAAAGAACGTAAGAAATATCTGCTTTATAAATAA
- a CDS encoding sugar phosphate nucleotidyltransferase: protein MNLMLLAAGEGTRLRPYTHQLPKPAIPFLNLPLASHSLSFLNDIAIDKLVVNTFHLPEKIHCLFHKIPHGAKELIFSDEVGEILGNGGGLGKARQHFHGGGDFIMMNSDEVILPKDADVLKKAIAQHKASGALATLMVMDHPGVGTQFGGVWVDSKENKVRGFGKTAIPNTDKAWHFIGVQILSERIFQYIPSTGASNILYDGVAAGIAQGELVQVCPFECSWFETGNIKDFLEASEKCLGYLMSSEPSSEKAALERAFQRYANGKMITQDFAGAHLHFSNDARIDNNSKFEGFVCFAEGSRLPKECKLKNVIVGEGVSVAPGTEAENTLLL, encoded by the coding sequence ATGAATCTGATGCTGCTTGCAGCGGGTGAAGGCACGCGCCTTCGCCCTTACACTCATCAATTGCCGAAGCCTGCTATTCCATTTTTGAATTTGCCACTGGCTTCACACTCTTTGAGTTTTTTAAACGACATTGCAATTGATAAGCTTGTTGTTAATACGTTTCATCTTCCTGAAAAAATCCACTGTCTTTTCCACAAAATTCCCCATGGCGCCAAGGAACTTATTTTTTCTGACGAGGTCGGCGAAATTCTTGGTAATGGCGGTGGCTTAGGCAAAGCTCGTCAGCACTTTCACGGTGGCGGCGACTTTATCATGATGAATTCGGATGAAGTGATCCTGCCGAAAGATGCTGATGTCCTTAAAAAAGCTATCGCCCAGCACAAAGCTTCAGGTGCACTAGCCACTTTGATGGTGATGGATCATCCAGGCGTGGGTACTCAATTCGGTGGTGTGTGGGTCGATTCGAAGGAAAATAAAGTTCGTGGTTTTGGTAAGACTGCGATCCCCAATACAGATAAAGCTTGGCACTTCATCGGTGTACAAATTCTTTCAGAACGTATTTTCCAATATATTCCGTCAACGGGCGCTTCTAACATTCTGTATGACGGCGTGGCTGCTGGAATCGCACAAGGTGAGCTTGTACAGGTATGTCCTTTTGAATGCTCCTGGTTTGAAACTGGCAATATCAAAGACTTCTTAGAGGCTTCAGAAAAGTGTTTGGGATATTTGATGTCTTCTGAACCATCTTCTGAAAAAGCGGCTTTGGAACGTGCGTTTCAACGTTATGCAAATGGCAAGATGATCACCCAAGATTTTGCGGGAGCTCACCTGCATTTTTCTAATGATGCACGCATCGATAATAATTCTAAATTTGAAGGCTTCGTTTGTTTCGCGGAAGGCAGTCGCTTGCCGAAGGAATGTAAGCTTAAGAATGTGATTGTCGGTGAAGGTGTGTCTGTGGCCCCAGGAACTGAGGCCGAAAACACTTTGCTGCTTTAA
- the nagZ gene encoding beta-N-acetylhexosaminidase: MSMKSIIGQHMFIGISGHALTADEKKFIVENNIGGICLFGRNVADPKQVHDLCEEIQSLRHKQEDKAPLFIGIDMEGGRVHRLKPPFTVWPPLRKLGDLDAPTASFHFANRMGQELKAVGINLDFAPCVDVFTNTANTVIGDRSISDDPEKVARHASALVRGYIKSDIITCAKHFPGHGNTIVDSHYDLPVENLDIDRLESLELIPFKKTFKSRVDMVMTSHIKFPKIDPDWPVTLSEIFIKKIIREECRYRGLVITDDLGMKAMASHFGVEEIPVRALQAGAELLLYCNEPEVPPQAIDAILGATAQGSLDKATLEANHQKILEFKKQKITQPEPLPMSEVIKIVGSPENLKIATAIANGSMPEGLLPE; this comes from the coding sequence ATGAGCATGAAATCAATCATCGGCCAGCACATGTTTATTGGTATTTCAGGACATGCACTCACTGCCGACGAAAAGAAATTTATTGTTGAAAATAACATTGGTGGTATCTGCCTTTTCGGAAGAAACGTTGCCGATCCAAAACAAGTTCATGATCTTTGTGAAGAGATCCAATCGCTTCGTCACAAACAAGAAGACAAAGCTCCACTATTTATCGGAATTGATATGGAGGGCGGTCGCGTTCATCGCTTGAAACCTCCATTCACAGTGTGGCCACCACTGCGCAAACTTGGCGATCTTGATGCTCCGACAGCTTCTTTCCATTTTGCGAATCGCATGGGCCAAGAATTAAAAGCCGTGGGAATTAATTTGGACTTCGCACCGTGCGTGGATGTTTTCACAAACACAGCAAATACAGTTATCGGTGATCGCAGTATCAGCGACGATCCAGAAAAAGTAGCTCGCCATGCTTCCGCACTTGTTCGTGGTTACATCAAATCTGACATCATCACTTGTGCAAAACATTTCCCCGGTCATGGCAACACGATCGTTGATAGCCATTACGATTTGCCTGTTGAAAATCTAGATATCGACAGACTTGAAAGTTTGGAACTTATCCCGTTTAAGAAAACTTTTAAATCACGTGTTGATATGGTGATGACTTCGCATATCAAGTTCCCAAAAATCGATCCCGATTGGCCAGTGACTCTGTCAGAAATCTTCATCAAAAAAATTATTCGTGAAGAGTGTCGTTATCGCGGTCTGGTGATTACAGACGATTTGGGAATGAAAGCGATGGCAAGTCACTTTGGCGTCGAAGAAATCCCAGTGCGCGCGCTGCAAGCGGGTGCCGAACTTCTTCTGTATTGCAATGAACCTGAAGTGCCGCCACAGGCAATTGATGCGATCTTGGGCGCAACCGCACAAGGCAGTTTGGATAAAGCGACTCTTGAAGCCAATCACCAAAAGATCCTTGAGTTCAAAAAGCAAAAAATCACTCAGCCTGAACCACTCCCTATGAGTGAAGTTATTAAAATCGTCGGTTCGCCAGAGAATTTGAAGATCGCAACGGCAATTGCCAACGGTTCAATGCCTGAAGGACTCCTTCCAGAATAG
- a CDS encoding energy transducer TonB has protein sequence MGFDVKSDNDHDQNQLSLFEMPSMNFIEAEKSQTQAAPVAAPAVQSSKSSNALDYQAWAMAHSEPEQSKTSKFMTMSMALHAAAILGIAVMSVPLVEQAKTETITIEIEDTPAPRLQARGAKVPPTQGGTPVVEEKPAPAAPAKPAVAAAEAGGPGDVLVAAKTAKHPKMAKAAKAAVAKSPKAKIAGAKASARSIAPKTQIKAVPMSIDDIDAPSLDEGELAKNPVRSDMNEDFNEDFANIDRSHKKAIAQEKADMDAMANALAAEQDDELKSIEDKNKEDAARFAALQQDMRKNNAKAIASAIASERASAAAAARAAADQEARENAARLAAANAAKAKSGLGGSGNGHGRGTGAGAGNNGSSDVGTQVAGNPKGVRSLDQLRQMPGNPRPQYDREERRRGDQGEVAFVAWVTKDGHVTKFRQMKSTGYQNLDSKTLEALKRWRFYPGQEGWVELPFRWDLKGGVQQDGGRLRTSVSQN, from the coding sequence ATGGGTTTCGACGTAAAAAGTGATAATGATCACGACCAAAACCAATTAAGTTTGTTTGAGATGCCTTCAATGAATTTCATTGAAGCAGAGAAATCTCAAACACAAGCAGCTCCCGTGGCGGCCCCTGCAGTGCAGTCTTCAAAAAGTTCAAACGCTTTGGATTATCAAGCCTGGGCGATGGCTCACAGTGAACCTGAACAAAGCAAAACTTCAAAGTTCATGACAATGTCGATGGCTCTGCACGCAGCAGCTATTCTTGGTATTGCCGTGATGAGCGTTCCTTTAGTTGAACAAGCTAAAACAGAAACAATCACTATTGAAATCGAAGACACTCCTGCTCCCCGTTTGCAAGCTCGTGGTGCGAAGGTTCCACCGACTCAAGGTGGTACTCCTGTCGTAGAGGAAAAACCAGCTCCCGCAGCACCAGCGAAACCAGCCGTAGCTGCAGCTGAAGCCGGTGGCCCGGGTGACGTTCTTGTTGCCGCGAAGACCGCGAAACATCCAAAAATGGCGAAAGCGGCAAAAGCGGCTGTCGCAAAATCTCCAAAAGCTAAAATCGCAGGCGCAAAAGCCTCTGCACGTAGTATCGCTCCAAAAACTCAAATTAAAGCTGTGCCGATGTCGATTGACGATATCGATGCTCCATCTTTGGATGAAGGCGAGTTGGCAAAAAATCCTGTTCGTTCAGATATGAATGAAGATTTCAATGAGGACTTTGCAAATATCGATCGCTCTCACAAAAAAGCGATTGCGCAAGAAAAAGCTGATATGGATGCAATGGCCAATGCACTTGCAGCCGAACAAGATGATGAATTGAAATCAATTGAAGACAAAAATAAAGAAGATGCCGCTCGCTTCGCAGCTCTTCAACAGGACATGAGAAAGAACAATGCGAAAGCCATCGCTTCAGCAATTGCATCTGAGCGTGCTTCTGCTGCGGCGGCAGCACGAGCAGCCGCTGATCAAGAGGCTCGTGAAAACGCCGCTCGTCTTGCAGCCGCTAATGCAGCGAAAGCTAAATCTGGCTTAGGTGGTTCAGGTAATGGTCATGGCCGCGGAACTGGTGCGGGTGCTGGCAATAACGGTTCTTCTGATGTCGGTACGCAAGTTGCGGGAAATCCAAAAGGTGTTCGTAGCCTTGATCAACTTCGTCAAATGCCTGGCAACCCTCGTCCACAATACGATCGCGAAGAACGTCGTCGTGGTGACCAAGGTGAAGTTGCATTCGTTGCGTGGGTAACGAAAGACGGTCATGTCACAAAATTCCGTCAGATGAAATCGACAGGTTACCAAAACTTGGATTCAAAAACTTTGGAAGCGTTGAAAAGATGGCGCTTCTACCCAGGGCAAGAAGGTTGGGTTGAGCTTCCATTCCGTTGGGACCTTAAAGGCGGCGTTCAACAAGATGGCGGCCGTTTAAGAACAAGCGTTAGCCAAAACTAA